The DNA region CGCCGTCGCCGGCATCGTGCCCTTCGCCTGGATGATCAACGGCCAGGCCTGCGTGGCCCAGACCCGCATCCTGCTCCCGCGCTCCCGCTACGACGAGTTCGCCGACGCCTTCGCCACCGCCGCGTCCGCCCTGAAGGTCGGCGACCCGATGGACCCGGAGACCGAGCTGGGCCCGCTGGTCGCCGAGCGCCAGCAGCGCCGCTCCCTCGACTACATCCGGATCGGGCAGGAGGAGGGCGCCAAGATCCTCGCCGGGGGCGGCCGCCCCGCGGGGCTCGACCGGGGCTGGTACGTGGAGCCGACGCTCTTCGGCGGCGTCGACAACTCCATGCGGATCGCCCGCGAGGAGATCTTCGGCCCCGTCATCTGCCTGCTCCCGTACGGCGACGAGGACGAGGCCGTGGCGATCGCCAACGACTCCGAGTACGGCCTGAGTGGCAGCGTGTGGACCGCCGACGTCGAGCGCGGCATCGACGTGGCGCGCCGGGTGCGCACCGGCACGTACTCCGTGAACTCCTTCAGCCTCGACATGCTCGGCCCCTTCGGCGGCTACAAGAACTCCGGCCTGGGGCGGGAGTTCGGACCCGAGGGGTACGGCGAGTTCTTCGAGCACAAGATGATCCACCTGCCCGCCGGGTACCAGGCCCCCGGTGCGGGAGGCGGTGCCTGATGGGCGACCGCTGGCACGTCGAGGTCGACCGGTCGGTGTGCATCGGCTCGGGCATGTGCGTGGGCACCGCCCCGGACGGCTTCACCCTCGACACCGCCCGTCAGTCGCACCCCACGCACCCCGAGACGGACGCCGCCGAGAAGATCCTGGAGGCGGCCGAGAGCTGCCCCGTCGAAGCCATCACCCTCACCCTGCTCGGCACCGGGGAGGTGGTGTTCCCGCCGGAGGACTGAAGCCCCCGCCCGCCGGGGCCGCGCGCACCGGCACTCACAGTCCTGCGCGGGCCACGTCCACCGGACCACCATCACCTGCTCGAAGTCCGCTCGAACGTGACTTAACGCATGAGTTCCGCATGGTGAGTCGATGACAGTCGTGACTGTCCGGCCCCCGGGGTGTCCTGGAAGTCTCATCGCGACACAGCGCGGGGAGGGGACCCATGGACAAGCGGTACGAGGTCTACTGTCTGGCCGACAGACACTTCTACGAGACCCCGGACCGGCTGTCCGCGCCCGAACAGGCCGACACGGTGTACGCGACCGCCCGCCGCCCCGTCCCCGACGGATGGCGCGCCGAGCGCGCCGGCGACTGGCTGACCCTGGTCCCCGTCGACGACGAGGGCACCGTGCTGCCCGCGCCCCAGCAGGGCTGGAAGATCCATGTCTCCGCCACGCGCGCCGACGCCGACGAGGTCGCCGCGGCCGTCTGGGACTACTGCGTGCCGCGCCGGGTGCCGTTCAAGTTCGTGCCGGGACCGGCGCTGCTCCTGCTGCGCAACAGCAAGTACGCGGGCCGCGACAAGAGCGGCAAGTTCGTCACCGTCTACCCCGCGGACGAGCAGCAACTCCACACGGTGCTGCGGGAGTTGGGCAAGATCCTCGACGGCCGTGAGGGGCCCTACGTCCTCACCGATCTGCGCTGGGGCGAGGGCCCGCTGTACGTGCGCTACGGCGCCTTCACGCGCCGCGTGTGCGACGACGGACGCGGCCGGATGGTCCCCGCGATCGAGGACGCCGACGGCCGGCTCGTGCCGGACTCGCGCGAGCCGGCCTTCAAGGTCCCCGCCTGGGTGACCCTGCCCGACTTCCTGAAGCCGCACCTCGACGCCCGTGACGCGACCAACGTCAAGGACCTCCCGTACCGCCTGGAGAAGGCCCTGCACTTCTCCAACGGCGGTGGCGTGTACGTCGGCACCGACACCCGCGACGGCCGCAAGGTCGTCCTGAAGGAGGGCCGCCCGCACGCGGGCCTCGCCGCCGACGGCGCCGACGCCGTCACCCGCCTCGAACGCGAGAAGGACGCCCTGGAGAAGCTGTCCGGGCTCGGCGTCGCCCCCGAGGTGCGGGACTGGTTCGAGCTCGGCGGCCACCGCTTCCTCGTCATGGACTTCCTCCAGGGCCGCACCCTCAACTCCTTCTTCGCCGACCGCCACCCGCTGTGCGTGCACGAGCCGTCCGCCGAGGACGTCTCCGCGTACACCCGCTGGGCGCTGCGGATCCACGCGCTCGTGGAGGAGGCGGTGGCGGCCGTGCACGCGCGCGGCGTCGTCTTCAACGACCTGCACCTGTTCAACATCATGGTCGCGCCCGACGAGCAGTCCGTCTCGCTCCTGGACTTCGAGGCCGCCGCCGGGGTGGACCAGCCGGGACGGCAGGCCCTCGCGCACCCCGGCTTCGTCGCGCCCGCCGACCGCAGCGGCACCGGCATCGACCGCTACGCCCTGGCCTGCCTGCGCCTGGCCCTGTTCCTGCCCGTCACCACGCTCCTGGTCATCGACCGCGAGAAGGCGGCGCACCTGGCCGAGGTGATCGCGACCGAGTTCCCCGAAGTGCCCCGGGAGTTCCTGGACCAGGCGGTCGCGGAGATCACCGGAGCAGCCGGGGACGCCGGGGCGGGCGCCGTCGGGGAGGCGAGGACCACCGCGGAGGCGGAGGGGGAGGGAGACGCCGAGGGGGAGACGTCCCGGGAGCGCCGGACCGGCTCGGGCCGACGCGTACGGGACTTCGTCGTCGAACCGCGGGACTGGCCCCGCAGCCGGGACTCCATGACCGCGGCCCTCCTCGCCTCCGCCACACCGGAGCGCGACGACCGGCTCTTCCCCGGCGACGTCGGGCAGTTCGCCGACGGCGGCGGGCTCGGACTCGCGTACGGCGCGGCCGGGGTCCTGTACGCGCTCGCCGAGACCGGCGCGCAGCGCTACGAGGAGGGCGAGCACTGGCTCCTGAAGCACACCGCCCCACCCCCCGCGGGCACCCCGCTCGGCCTGCACGACGGCATCGCGGGCATCGCCCACGTCCTGGACCGCCTCGGCCACCGCACCCGTGCCCTCGACCTCGTCGGCCTGGTCCTCGACGAGAACTGGGAGCGGCTCTCCTCCGACCTGTACGGCGGCCTCGCCGGACTCGGCCTCGCCCTGGACGGCCTGGCCCGCACCACGGGCGAACGGGACCTCGACGAGCACGCGCTGCGGGCGGCGCGGATCCTGACGAGCCGGATGGTGGCGGCGGAGGCGGCCGCGGCGGCGGGGCCGGGCACCCAGGCGGGACCGGGCACACCGGCCGGTTCGCGCCGGGCCGGGCTGCTGCGCGGCGCCAGCGGCCCCGCGCTGCTTTTCCTCAGGCTGTACGACCGCCACGGCGCCCCCGACTTCCTCGACCTGGCCGCCCAGGCCCTGCGCGCGGACCTCGCCCGGTGCGTGCCGCAGCGCGACGGGGGGCTCGCCGTCGACGAGGGCTGGCGCACCATGCCCTACCTGGGCGACGGCAGCGTCGGCATCGGCATGGTCCTCGACGACTATCTGACCTACCGCCACGACGAGCAGTTCGCCGCGGCCCGCGCCGACATCCTGACCGCCGCGAGCTCCCGCTTCTGCGCGCACCCCGGGCTCGTCCAGGGCCGCGCGGGAATGATCCTGCACCTGAGCCGCACGCAGCACGCGCCGGGGGCGGACGACGGCACCGGGCCGGGCACGGACGGCGCGAGCGGGGCGGCCGACGCGACCGCGACCGCCGCCCGCCTCGCCGGCCAGATCGACGGCCTCGGCTGGTTCGCCATGCCGTACGAGCGCCACCTCGCCTTCCCCGGCAACCAGTTGCTGCGCCTGTCCATGGACCTGCACACCGGCACCGCGGGCTGTCTGCTCGCCCTCGGTGCCGCGCTCGACACCGAACGGCCGCCCGGCGCCCGCGCCCACCTGCCGTTCCTGCCGCCCCTGAAGCGGCCCACAGACCGGCCCCGCCGCACGGCGGGGTCGTGAAAAACGCACCACCCGCACGGCAAGCACCACCAAACGCACCATGTCCCCAGAGAGAAAGGCACGACGATGGCGCTCCTCGACCTGCAGAGCATGGAGACCGACGAGATGACCGGTGGCGGCGGCCACGGTGGCGGCAGCCAGGTCAGCCTGCTGCTG from Streptomyces flavofungini includes:
- a CDS encoding SapB/AmfS family lanthipeptide, which gives rise to MALLDLQSMETDEMTGGGGHGGGSQVSLLLCASQASVLLCL
- a CDS encoding ferredoxin, translating into MGDRWHVEVDRSVCIGSGMCVGTAPDGFTLDTARQSHPTHPETDAAEKILEAAESCPVEAITLTLLGTGEVVFPPED
- the lanKC gene encoding class III lanthionine synthetase LanKC, whose product is MDKRYEVYCLADRHFYETPDRLSAPEQADTVYATARRPVPDGWRAERAGDWLTLVPVDDEGTVLPAPQQGWKIHVSATRADADEVAAAVWDYCVPRRVPFKFVPGPALLLLRNSKYAGRDKSGKFVTVYPADEQQLHTVLRELGKILDGREGPYVLTDLRWGEGPLYVRYGAFTRRVCDDGRGRMVPAIEDADGRLVPDSREPAFKVPAWVTLPDFLKPHLDARDATNVKDLPYRLEKALHFSNGGGVYVGTDTRDGRKVVLKEGRPHAGLAADGADAVTRLEREKDALEKLSGLGVAPEVRDWFELGGHRFLVMDFLQGRTLNSFFADRHPLCVHEPSAEDVSAYTRWALRIHALVEEAVAAVHARGVVFNDLHLFNIMVAPDEQSVSLLDFEAAAGVDQPGRQALAHPGFVAPADRSGTGIDRYALACLRLALFLPVTTLLVIDREKAAHLAEVIATEFPEVPREFLDQAVAEITGAAGDAGAGAVGEARTTAEAEGEGDAEGETSRERRTGSGRRVRDFVVEPRDWPRSRDSMTAALLASATPERDDRLFPGDVGQFADGGGLGLAYGAAGVLYALAETGAQRYEEGEHWLLKHTAPPPAGTPLGLHDGIAGIAHVLDRLGHRTRALDLVGLVLDENWERLSSDLYGGLAGLGLALDGLARTTGERDLDEHALRAARILTSRMVAAEAAAAAGPGTQAGPGTPAGSRRAGLLRGASGPALLFLRLYDRHGAPDFLDLAAQALRADLARCVPQRDGGLAVDEGWRTMPYLGDGSVGIGMVLDDYLTYRHDEQFAAARADILTAASSRFCAHPGLVQGRAGMILHLSRTQHAPGADDGTGPGTDGASGAADATATAARLAGQIDGLGWFAMPYERHLAFPGNQLLRLSMDLHTGTAGCLLALGAALDTERPPGARAHLPFLPPLKRPTDRPRRTAGS